A window of Betaproteobacteria bacterium genomic DNA:
TGATTATCAGATCAAGCTGCGCAACCTGACCCGCTTTCTGACCGAAGGCGACAAGACCAAGATAACCCTGCGTTTTCGCGGCCGGGAAATGGCGCACCAGGAATTCGGCTTCAAACTGCTGGAAAGGGTGAAAGCCGACCTCGAACCGTATGGTGTGGTCGAGCAGTTCCCGAAAATGGAAGGCCGGCAAATGGTCATGGTGCTGAGCCCCAAGAAAAAGTAGTAAATGGCTGGTAGTAGGTGTTTCTAGAGAACGGATGACAGATGTTTAACGGAGGCTGCCAGCCGCCGCCAGACAATCGGTCAGTGTCGTTAAAACAAGTGATTCCCAGGCAACAAAGCGCCTCGCGAGGGGACGCCTGGAGTCAGGCTAAAATATCAGAAGGAGTCATTGTGCCCAAGCTCAAGTCCAAGAGCGGTGCCGCCAAGCGTTTCAAGGCGCTCGGTAGCGGCCGCTTCAAGCGCACGCAGGCGAACCTGCGCCACATCCTCACCAAGAAGTCGACCAAGCGCAAACGCCATTTGCGCGGCAATACGGCCGTGAATCCGTCGGATCACGGTCATATTCGATCGATGCTTCCTTACGCGTAACCGGAGACCGCCATGCCAAGAGTCAAACGT
This region includes:
- the rpmI gene encoding 50S ribosomal protein L35; translation: MPKLKSKSGAAKRFKALGSGRFKRTQANLRHILTKKSTKRKRHLRGNTAVNPSDHGHIRSMLPYA